In Oryza glaberrima chromosome 8, OglaRS2, whole genome shotgun sequence, the following are encoded in one genomic region:
- the LOC127782433 gene encoding actin-related protein 4 has protein sequence MYGGDEVSAIVIDVGSYSCKAGYAGDDTPKAVFPSVVGSIEQTGETDEAKADKEAEAASDSKNGAKPMDVDKAKTKRKLYVGQELEFRRDHMEVISPMKDGTVTDWDIVDNIWNHAFRQRLLINPEEHPMLIAEPSTNTGQQREKAAELMFEKYKVPALFLAKNAVLTSFASGRATSLVVDSGGGSTVVAAVHDGYVLQKSVATSPIGGEFLTDCMMKSLESKGVVIRPRYSFKKKEVGPGEYKVVDLDLPNTTESYKLYCMRAIASDIKESVCRVPDTAFDEVAYANVPTTSYELPDGQTIEVGADRFKIPDILFNPSLSQTIPGVDGFADSMSVRGLPRMVIDSVNRCDVDIRKELLSSILLSGGSSSILQLKERLEKEVLEESSGNTRVKVLASGNSVERRFSVWIGGSILASLGSFQQMWFSKAEYEEHGVSYIQRKCP, from the exons ATGTACGGCGGCG ATGAGGTCTCGGCCATCGTCATCGACGTGGGGTCCTACAGCTGCAAGGCGGGGTACGCCGGTGATGACACCCCCAAGGCCGTCTTCCCCTCG GTTGTTGGTTCAATTGAGCAAACGGGAGAAACTGATGAAGCAAAGGCAGACAAGGAGGCTGAAGCTGCATCAGATTCTAAGAATGGAGCCAAACCTATGGATGTGGACAAAGCCAAGACAAAGCGCAAATTGTATGTTGGTCAAGAATTGGAGTTCAGGAGGGATCATATGGAG GTGATTTCACCAATGAAAGATGGAACAGTTACTGATTGGGATATTGTTGACAATATATGGAATCATGCTTTCAG GCAGCGGCTATTGATCAATCCTGAGGAGCATCCTATGTTGATAGCTGAACCATCTACAAACACAGGGCAGCAAAGAGAGAA AGCAGCAGAACTTATGTTTGAGAAGTACAAAGTGCCGGCACTGTTCCTAGCGAAAAATGCA GTTCTCACATCTTTTGCATCTGGACGCGCTACATCGTTGGTAGTTGACAG CGGTGGTGGGTCTACTGTGGTTGCTGCTGTTCACGATGGTTATGTATTGCAAAAG TCTGTGGCGACTTCTCCAATTGGTGGTGAATTTTTAACTGACTGTATGATGAAAAGCTTGGAGAGCAAGGGCGTTGTT ATAAGGCCCAGGTATTCATTCAAGAAGAAGGAAGTCGGCCCTGGCGAATATAAG GTTGTAGATCTTGATCTTCCAAACACAACGGAGAGTTACAAGTTATACTGCATG AGAGCTATTGCTAGTGATATCAAGGAGTCAGTTTGCAGGGTTCCAGATACTGCCTTCGATG AAGTGGCATATGCAAACGTTCCTACAACTTCATATGAGCTTCCAGATGGACA AACCATTGAAGTTGGTGCAGACAGATTCAAGATTCCTGATATTCTGTTTAATCCATCTCTTTCTCAG ACTATTCCTGGAGTTGATGGATTTGCAGATTCAATGTCAGTTCGTGGCCTTCCACGAATG GTCATTGATAGTGTAAATAGGTGCGATGTTGACATTCGCAAGGAACTGCTAAGCAGTATTCTG CTTTCAGGTGGTTCATCATCAATCCTGCAGTTGAAGGAGAGGCTAGAAAAAGAAGTACTTGag GAATCTTCTGGTAATACTCGTGTAAAGGTTTTGGCAAGTGGAAATTCAGTAGAGAGGCGATTCAG TGTTTGGATTGGAGGGAGCATTCTAGCATCCCTTGGGTCGTTCCAGCAAATGTGGTTCTCCAAAGCAGA ATACGAAGAACATGGAGTATCCTACATCCAAAGGAAGTGCCCATGA
- the LOC127782814 gene encoding polycomb group protein FIE1, translating to MGPTSRNQKSSQKDAAPNEAKPPRYPQRNRSITASASASAFASPAVANSRVAKERPSSSTAGEGEPQETVLKLPSIPTLPAWMAKLVPLEGLGCEAAVGSLTPSREREYKVTNKHTEGRRPIYAIVFNFLDVRYYDIFATACGPRLSTYCCLMNGKFALLQSYLDDDMNESFFTVSWACDIDGNPLLVAAGSTGIIRVINCATEKIYKSLVGHGGSVNEIKSQPLNPSLIISASKDESIKLWNVQTGILILVFGGVGGHRHEVLGVDFHTSDIYRFLSCGMDNTVRIWSMKEFWEYVEKSYSWTDATSKFPTKFVQFPVLCAEIHSNYVDCTKWLGDFVLSKSVENEILLWEPITKEENPGEGHIDVLQKYPVPECNIWFMKFSCDFHHNQLAIGNRDGKVYVWKVQTSPPVLIARLNNPQVKSAIRQTAVSFDGSTILACTEDGNIWRWDEVDHPTAPVPSKKQK from the exons ATGGGCCCCACTAGTAGGAACCAGAAATCATCTCAAAAAGA TGCGGCACCGAATGAAGCCAAACCACCCCGATATCCACAGCGCAACCGCTCCATCactgcctctgcctctgcctctgccttTGCCTCTCCCGCTGTTGCCAACTCCAGAGTTGCCAAGGAAAGGCCATCTTCATCAACTGCTGGTGAAGGTGAACCACAGGAAACGGTGCTAAAGCTTCCAAGCATCCCAACACTTCCTGCATGGATGGCAAAGTTGGTGCCATTAGAGGGGTTGGGATGCGAGGCAGCGGTGGGATCGCTAACACCGAGTCGGGAGCGAGAATACAAGGTGACCAACAAGCACACTGAGGGAAGGCGCCCTATCTACGCCATTGTCTTCAATTTCCTCGATGTTCGCTACTACGACATCTTCGCCACCGCCTGTGGCCCTCGT CTTTCAACCTACTGCTGCCTCATGAATGGCAAATTTGCTCTTCTGCAAAGCTATCTTGATGACGAT ATGAATGAGTCATTCTTCACTGTGAGCTGGGCTTGCGACATTGATGGCAATCCATTGTTAGTAGCTGCAGGAAGCACTGGAATCATTCGAGTCATCAACTGTGCCACTGAGAAGATATATAAG aGTCTTGTTGGCCATGGTGGTTCAGTAAACGAAATAAAGTCTCAACCATTGAATCCTTCACTCATCATTTCTGCAAGCAAG GATGAATCTATTAAGCTGTGGAATGTGCAGACAGGGATCTTAATTTTGGTTTTTGGTGGAGTAGGAGGTCACCGACACGAAGTACTTGGTGTT GACTTCCACACATCTGATATCTACCGCTTTTTAAGTTGTGGAATGGACAACACTGTGAGAATCTGGTCAATGAAAG AATTCTGGGAATATGTTGAGAAATCCTATTCATGGACTGATGCTACATCAAAATTTCCAACAAAATTTGTCCAATTTCCG GTCCTGTGTGCTGAAATACATTCTAACTATGTAGACTGTACTAAATGGCTTGGGGACTTTGTCCTGTCAAAG agtgTTGAAAATGAAATCTTGCTGTGGGAACCGATCACAAAAGAAGAAAACCCTGGCGAG GGTCACATTGATGTTCTTCAGAAGTACCCTGTGCCAGAATGTAACATCTGGTTCATGAAATTCTCATGTGATTTTCACCACAATCAGTTGGCAATAG GAAACCGTGATGGTAAAGTCTATGTCTGGAAAGTACAGACCAGCCCTCCTGTTCTAATTGCTCG GCTCAATAATCCACAAGTGAAATCAGCCATAAGGCAGACTGCAGTGTCCTTTGATGGAAG CACAATCCTTGCCTGCACAGAGGATGGCAACATATGGCGTTGGGATGAAGTGGATCACCCAACCGCCCCAGTCCCAAGCAAGAAACAAAAGTGA
- the LOC127782463 gene encoding polycomb group protein FIE1 isoform X2, translating into MDNTVKIWSMKEFWPYVEQSFTWTDLPSKFPTKYVQFPVLVAVVHSNYVDCTRWLGDFILSKSVDNEIVLWEPKTKEQSPGEGSIDILQKYPVPECDIWFIKFSCDFHFNQLAIGNREGKVYVWEVQSSPPVLTARLTNPQCKSAIRQTAVSFDGSTILACSEDGSIWRWDEVDHPKA; encoded by the exons atggataacACTGTTAAAATATGGTCAATGAAGG AATTCTGGCCATATGTTGAGCAATCCTTTACATGGACTGACCTTCCGTCAAAATTTCCAACAAAATATGTGCAATTTCCG GTCTTGGTTGCTGTAGTACATTCTAACTATGTTGATTGTACTAGATGGCTTGGTGACTTCATTCTGTCAAAG AGTGTTGACAATGAAATTGTGCTGTGGGAgccaaaaacaaaagaacaaagtCCGGGGGAG gGTAGCATTGATATTCTTCAGAAGTATCCTGTGCCAGAATGTGATATCTGGTTTATCAAATTCTCATGCGATTTTCACTTCAATCAATTGGCAATAG GCAACCGTGAAGGAAAAGTCTATGTCTGGGAAGTACAGTCCAGTCCTCCTGTTTTAACTGCTCG GCTGACTAATCCGCAATGCAAATCTGCGATAAGGCAGACTGCCGTGTCATTTGATGGAAG CACAATCCTTGCCTGCAGCGAGGATGGCAGCATATGGCGATGGGATGAAGTGGACCATCCAAAAGCATGA
- the LOC127781449 gene encoding uncharacterized protein LOC127781449 — protein sequence MAPTPPSSRPRLPLRPLLLSLPLLSLLLLLLIHRPHPSPPPPLLATATATRRDDEPAPRRAASSSAPEATTTTTLAHVVFGIASSRRTLSLRLPLLRLWLRPPARAFLFLDGPAPAAAAASEPLPPNLRVCVSSTDASRFPYTHPRGLPSAVRVARIAKELLQLDDHHHATPPPPRWLVLADDDTAFVLPNLLHTLSRYDWREPWYLGARSESAAQNAWHGFAMAYGGGGIAVSWPLAARLARVLDSCLLRYPHLYGSDARIHACLAELGVELTHEPGFHQIDLHGDISGLLRAHPLTPLVSLHHLDHVYPLYPGMDRATAVKHFFRAANADPARILQQTVCYDHSKAITVSIAWGYSVQVYKGNVLLPDLLAVQKTFVPWKRGRNATDVFMFDTKHYPRDECKRAALFFLKSISSGEGKIKSDYTRQLPRKCSPNLIPLRNLHQIKVASEPLHLVPGKALRRHCCDVVSSSSETNMDVNIRKCKEDELIAMHS from the exons atggcgccgacgccgccttcgtctcgcccgcgcctccctctccgcccactcctcctctccctccctctcctctcgctcctcctcctcctcctcatccaccgcccccacccctccccgccgcctcccctcctcgccaccgccaccgccacgcggcgcgacgacgagccggcgccgcggcgagcggcgtcgTCTTCGGCGcccgaggcgacgacgacgacgacgctggcgCACGTGGTGTTCGgcatcgcctcctcccgccgcacgCTGTCGCTCCGCCTCCCGCTGCTCCGCCTCTGGctccgcccgcccgcgcgcgcgttcCTCTTCCTCGACGgcccggcgccggccgccgccgccgcgtccgagCCATTGCCGCCCAACCTCCGCGTCTGCGTCTCCTCCACCGACGCCTCCCGCTTCCCGTACACGCACCCGCGCGGGCTCCCCTCCGCCGTCCGCGTCGCGCGCATCGCCAAGGAGCTCCTGCAGctcgacgaccaccaccacgcgacgccgcccccgccgcggtgGCTCgtgctcgccgacgacgacaccgCGTTCGTCCTCCCGAACCTCCTGCACACGCTCTCCAGGTACGACTGGCGCGAGCCGTGGTACCTCGGCGCGCGCTCCGAGTCCGCGGCGCAGAACGCCTGGCACGGCTTCGCCATggcctacggcggcggcggcatcgccgtGAGCtggccgctcgccgcgcgcctcgccCGCGTCCTCGACTCCTGCCTCCTCAGGTACCCGCATCTCTACGGCAGCGACGCCAGGATCCACGCCTGCCTCGCCGAGCTCGGCGTCGAGCTCACCCACGAGCCAGGATTCCACCAG ATCGACCTTCATGGGGACATATCTGGACTCCTAAGAGCGCATCCGCTTACTCCTTTAGTTTCACTGCACCACCTTGATCATGTATATCCTCTTTACCCGGGTATGGACCGTGCAACAGCGGTGAAGCATTTCTTCAGAGCTGCCAATGCTGATCCAGCAAGGATCCTTCAGCAGACAGTGTGCTATGACCATTCGAAAGCAATTACAGTGTCAATAGCTTGGGGGTATTCAGTTCAGGTGTACAAAGGCAATGTGCTGCTTCCTGACCTCCTTGCTGTGCAGAAAACGTTTGTGCCGTGGAAAAGGGGTCGCAATGCTACTGATGTTTTTATGTTTGATACCAAGCATTACCCGAGGGATGAGTGCAAAAGAGCTGCTCTTTTCTTCCTCAAAAGTATTTCTTCAGGTGAAGGCAAGATCAAAAGCGATTACACTAGGCAGCTGCCTAGAAAATGCTCACCTAACTTGATTCCATTGAGGAATCTTCACCAAATAAAAGTGGCATCTGAGCCATTACATCTGGTTCCTGGGAAG GCTTTAAGACGGCATTGCTGTGATGTTGTGTCTTCCTCATCTGAAACCAACATGGATGTTAACATCAGGAAATGCAAAGAAGACGAACTGATTGCGATGCATTCTTAG
- the LOC127782463 gene encoding polycomb group protein FIE1 isoform X1 has product MAKLGPGQGLGCEAAVGLLAPSRKREYKACNKLTEGKRPLYAIGFNFLDVRYYEVFATVGGNRVTTYSCLKDGNFAILQAYIDEDKDESFYTLSWACDLDGTPLLVAAGSNGIIRVINCATEKLLKTFVGHGDSINEIRTQALKPSLIISASKDESVRLWNVHTGICILIFAGAGGHRNEVLSVDFHPSDIYRIASCGMDNTVKIWSMKEFWPYVEQSFTWTDLPSKFPTKYVQFPVLVAVVHSNYVDCTRWLGDFILSKSVDNEIVLWEPKTKEQSPGEGSIDILQKYPVPECDIWFIKFSCDFHFNQLAIGNREGKVYVWEVQSSPPVLTARLTNPQCKSAIRQTAVSFDGSTILACSEDGSIWRWDEVDHPKA; this is encoded by the exons ATGGCGAAGCTGGGGCCGGGGCAGGGGTTGGggtgcgaggcggcggtggggttGCTGGCGCCAAGCAGGAAGAGGGAGTACAAGGCGTGCAACAAGCTCACCGAGGGGAAGCGGCCGCTCTACGCCATCGGATTCAACTTCCTCGACGTCCGCTACTACGAGGTCTTCGCCACTGTCGGCGGCAACCGC GTGACAACCTACAGCTGCCTCAAGGATGGTAATTTTGCTATCCTGCAAGCATATATTGATGAGGAT AAGGATGAATCGTTCTACACACTGAGTTGGGCTTGTGATCTTGATGGCACACCGCTGTTAGTGGCTGCAGGAAGCAATGGGATCATTCGGGTCATCAACTGTGCCACTGAGAAGTTACTCAAG ACTTTTGTTGGCCATGGCGATTCAATAAACGAGATAAGAACTCAAGCATTAAAGCCTTCGCTCATCATTTCTGCAAGCAAG GATGAATCTGTTAGGCTGTGGAATGTTCACACAGGGATCTGCATTTTGATTTTTGCTGGAGCAGGAGGTCACCGGAATGAAGTATTGAGTGTT GACTTCCACCCATCTGATATCTACCGCATAGcaagttgtggcatggataacACTGTTAAAATATGGTCAATGAAGG AATTCTGGCCATATGTTGAGCAATCCTTTACATGGACTGACCTTCCGTCAAAATTTCCAACAAAATATGTGCAATTTCCG GTCTTGGTTGCTGTAGTACATTCTAACTATGTTGATTGTACTAGATGGCTTGGTGACTTCATTCTGTCAAAG AGTGTTGACAATGAAATTGTGCTGTGGGAgccaaaaacaaaagaacaaagtCCGGGGGAG gGTAGCATTGATATTCTTCAGAAGTATCCTGTGCCAGAATGTGATATCTGGTTTATCAAATTCTCATGCGATTTTCACTTCAATCAATTGGCAATAG GCAACCGTGAAGGAAAAGTCTATGTCTGGGAAGTACAGTCCAGTCCTCCTGTTTTAACTGCTCG GCTGACTAATCCGCAATGCAAATCTGCGATAAGGCAGACTGCCGTGTCATTTGATGGAAG CACAATCCTTGCCTGCAGCGAGGATGGCAGCATATGGCGATGGGATGAAGTGGACCATCCAAAAGCATGA